A single region of the Changchengzhania lutea genome encodes:
- a CDS encoding SusC/RagA family TonB-linked outer membrane protein: MKTIINSLLFLLFFAPVYVFGQTTLTGTVTEQSTSIPLPGVNVVIKGTATGTATDFDGNYEIVVNNGDVIVFSYVGYTPIEINYSGQSTLDVQLAEDAAQLEEIVIIGYGSVKKEDLTGAADLISAEDFNKGPVVSPQQLIQGKVAGVSITSGGGAPGEGQEIIIRGVGSLSLSSSPLIVLDGLPLDGGGVGGTRNPLNLINPNDIESMVVLKDASATAIYGSRAANGVIIISSKKGKGSEFKFNLNSSVTFDKQIDKIDLLSANKFRDLVNSTGDAAAIARLGSSSTDWQDQIYVDAMGTDHSFSALGGAWGVPMRASIGYSDRDGNLDGDNFKRTTASLSLTPRLLDDHLKIELNARGMYIENTFADRGAIGNAVQFDPTQSVFDNNNPLLDKFGGYFAWIDASTGYQFNLAPANPRALLDLTDDTAEVRRFVGNAKFDYKLHFFPDLTATINVGLDKSDSGGRKITSKIIPTADQTFNGSRTTFSQEATNQLFDAYLTYKKTINEVHNITTVAGYSYQSFEFDNFDYDSEKEEQGQDFEFIDKSKSVLLSYFGRLNYDYDGKYLLTATLRADASSKLNPDNQWGYFPSVAVAWNIHKEDFMEDSFINQLKLRVGYGEIGNVNGLGDYNFLTRYTGSQSTANYQFGSAFLQTFRPEPINEDLRWEVGETFNVGLDYSLFDSRISGSVNAYIKDTNDLIAFANIDPFTNFGSKIDKNIGDMRNKGIELAVNVIPVQTNDIEWSISYNVAFNDNEITRLPFEQAVGGISGGVGNNVQTHQEGEAPFSFLVYKQIYDTAGKPIEGAYVDRNGDNVINSEDRYIYKDPYADVIMGLNTNLSYKNWDLAVVTRANIGNYAYNNVASSNAYLTRATQNNILTNLHADFLNTGFVEITEQSLLSDYNIEDASFFKVDNITLGYSLPKDVFKDLNLRFYGSVQNVTTVTDYNGLDPEIVNTADGTSGIDNNFYPRPRTFVFGVNIDF; this comes from the coding sequence ATGAAGACAATTATTAATAGCTTACTGTTTCTTCTGTTTTTTGCACCCGTATATGTATTCGGTCAAACAACACTTACAGGAACTGTAACTGAGCAATCAACATCTATTCCGCTTCCTGGCGTGAATGTCGTTATTAAAGGAACGGCCACAGGAACAGCGACGGATTTTGATGGAAACTATGAAATTGTAGTTAATAATGGAGATGTTATTGTATTCTCTTATGTTGGCTATACACCTATTGAAATTAACTATTCTGGTCAATCAACACTCGATGTTCAACTTGCTGAAGATGCAGCACAGTTAGAAGAAATAGTGATTATTGGTTATGGTAGCGTAAAGAAAGAAGATTTAACAGGAGCTGCCGATTTGATATCAGCGGAAGATTTTAATAAAGGCCCTGTTGTTTCTCCCCAACAACTGATTCAAGGAAAGGTTGCTGGCGTATCTATAACTTCTGGTGGTGGAGCTCCTGGTGAAGGTCAGGAAATTATAATTAGAGGGGTTGGTTCTTTGTCTTTGTCTAGCTCACCTTTAATAGTTCTTGATGGCTTACCTTTAGACGGTGGAGGTGTTGGTGGAACAAGAAATCCATTAAACTTGATTAATCCAAACGATATTGAAAGTATGGTGGTGTTAAAAGATGCCTCCGCTACAGCCATTTATGGCTCAAGAGCCGCAAACGGCGTCATTATAATTTCTAGCAAAAAAGGAAAGGGCTCTGAATTTAAATTCAACTTAAATTCTTCAGTGACTTTTGACAAGCAAATTGATAAAATAGATCTTTTATCTGCCAATAAATTTAGGGATCTGGTTAATTCAACCGGTGACGCAGCTGCTATTGCAAGATTAGGCTCTTCGAGTACAGACTGGCAAGACCAGATTTATGTCGATGCCATGGGCACAGATCATTCCTTTAGTGCTCTAGGTGGTGCTTGGGGTGTGCCCATGCGCGCTTCAATAGGCTATTCTGACCGAGATGGTAATTTAGATGGTGATAATTTTAAGCGCACAACAGCGTCATTAAGCCTTACACCTAGACTTTTAGACGACCATCTCAAAATAGAATTAAATGCACGTGGTATGTACATTGAAAACACATTTGCTGACAGAGGTGCTATAGGTAATGCAGTACAATTTGATCCAACCCAGTCGGTTTTTGATAATAATAACCCCTTATTGGACAAATTTGGCGGGTATTTTGCATGGATAGATGCCAGTACAGGTTATCAATTTAATTTGGCTCCAGCAAACCCTAGAGCATTATTAGATTTAACAGATGACACCGCTGAAGTAAGACGCTTTGTTGGTAATGCTAAATTTGATTACAAACTGCATTTCTTTCCAGATCTAACAGCTACTATAAATGTAGGTCTAGATAAATCGGATAGTGGTGGTCGAAAAATTACATCGAAAATCATTCCAACAGCAGACCAAACTTTTAATGGCTCTCGAACAACTTTCAGTCAAGAAGCTACTAACCAATTATTTGATGCGTATCTAACCTATAAAAAAACGATTAACGAAGTACATAATATTACAACAGTGGCTGGTTATTCATATCAATCTTTTGAGTTTGATAATTTTGATTATGATAGCGAAAAAGAAGAACAAGGTCAGGATTTTGAGTTTATTGATAAATCCAAAAGTGTATTGTTATCTTATTTTGGTCGGCTAAATTACGATTATGATGGTAAATATTTGTTAACGGCGACCCTAAGAGCAGATGCATCATCTAAACTAAATCCCGATAACCAATGGGGTTATTTCCCTTCTGTAGCTGTAGCCTGGAACATTCATAAAGAAGACTTTATGGAAGATTCATTTATTAACCAATTAAAATTACGTGTAGGTTACGGAGAGATTGGAAATGTTAACGGATTAGGAGATTATAATTTTTTAACTCGGTATACCGGAAGTCAAAGCACTGCAAACTATCAATTTGGATCTGCCTTCCTTCAGACATTTAGACCAGAACCTATCAATGAAGATTTACGCTGGGAAGTAGGAGAAACTTTTAATGTAGGTTTAGATTATAGTCTATTTGATAGTAGAATATCTGGCTCTGTCAATGCATATATAAAAGACACCAATGACTTAATAGCTTTTGCTAACATAGATCCTTTTACAAACTTTGGAAGTAAGATAGATAAAAACATTGGTGATATGCGTAACAAAGGGATTGAATTGGCAGTAAATGTGATTCCTGTACAAACTAATGATATTGAGTGGAGCATTAGTTATAATGTAGCGTTTAACGATAATGAAATTACAAGACTTCCTTTTGAACAAGCAGTAGGAGGCATTAGTGGTGGTGTTGGAAACAATGTACAAACACATCAGGAAGGTGAAGCACCATTTAGTTTTTTAGTGTATAAACAAATATATGATACTGCCGGAAAACCTATTGAAGGGGCTTATGTTGATAGAAACGGAGACAATGTTATAAATAGTGAAGACAGGTATATATATAAGGATCCTTATGCCGACGTAATTATGGGACTAAATACAAATTTATCTTATAAAAATTGGGATTTGGCTGTAGTAACAAGAGCTAATATTGGTAATTATGCCTATAATAATGTAGCCTCAAGTAATGCATATTTAACGAGAGCTACCCAAAACAACATTTTAACAAATTTGCATGCCGATTTTTTAAATACCGGTTTTGTTGAAATAACAGAGCAGAGCTTATTAAGTGATTATAATATTGAAGACGCTTCTTTTTTCAAGGTTGATAATATTACATTAGGGTATAGTTTACCGAAAGACGTCTTTAAGGACCTTAATTTACGATTTTATGGGTCTGTACAAAATGTAACCACAGTTACTGATTATAATGGATTAGATCCAGAAATTGTAAATACAGCAGATGGTACATCTGGCATTGACAATAATTTTTATCCTAGACCAAGAACTTTTGTTTTTGGTGTTAATATTGATTTTTAA
- a CDS encoding LacI family DNA-binding transcriptional regulator produces the protein MKRKVTLKQIARELDVSISTVSKALSNSKEISQDTTQKIQAFAKLYNYRPNNIALSLKNRKTKTIGILIPEIVHHFFSTVILGIELVANKRGYNVIVGLSNESFTKEIINMEMLANGSIDGFILSISKETLLKQDYHHFKATINQGMPIVMFDRVVNEVHCDKVIVDDYQGSVKAVKKLISNGCKRIALITTMDYVSVGKLRTQGYLEALEASKITPDSNLILKVDDRLADEDELQTLESEIEQFLTVNKQIDGIFAVNELYAVTAMKVMRKLGLSIPEDVQVIGFTDGVLSKHATPSLTTVSQHGQKIGEQAADLLIDRLELEDESPDTFIEESEPEDNFKTVVIETEIIERDSTK, from the coding sequence ATGAAAAGAAAAGTAACCTTAAAACAAATTGCTAGGGAATTAGATGTCTCTATTTCAACCGTTTCAAAAGCATTAAGTAATAGCAAAGAAATCAGCCAAGACACGACACAAAAAATACAGGCCTTTGCCAAATTGTATAATTACAGGCCCAATAATATTGCTTTGAGTCTTAAAAACAGAAAAACAAAAACCATTGGTATTCTTATTCCTGAAATTGTGCATCACTTTTTTTCGACCGTCATTTTGGGTATTGAATTAGTCGCCAACAAGCGCGGCTATAATGTTATTGTAGGGTTATCAAATGAGTCGTTTACCAAGGAAATTATAAATATGGAAATGTTGGCCAACGGCAGTATTGATGGTTTTATACTATCCATTTCCAAAGAAACATTATTAAAACAAGATTATCATCACTTTAAGGCCACTATAAATCAAGGCATGCCCATAGTTATGTTTGATAGAGTCGTGAATGAAGTACATTGTGACAAGGTCATTGTTGACGACTATCAGGGTTCGGTTAAAGCCGTAAAAAAACTTATATCCAATGGCTGTAAACGCATTGCATTAATTACCACCATGGATTATGTAAGCGTTGGAAAATTGAGAACGCAAGGCTATTTAGAAGCTTTAGAAGCCAGTAAAATTACGCCCGACTCTAATCTTATCTTGAAGGTTGATGATCGTCTGGCAGATGAAGATGAACTGCAGACCTTAGAAAGTGAAATAGAACAGTTCTTGACTGTAAATAAGCAAATTGATGGCATTTTTGCCGTGAACGAATTGTATGCGGTAACGGCCATGAAGGTGATGAGGAAACTGGGTTTGAGTATTCCAGAAGATGTACAGGTTATTGGTTTTACAGACGGAGTCCTCTCTAAACATGCCACGCCAAGTCTAACAACGGTGAGCCAACACGGGCAGAAAATAGGTGAGCAAGCTGCTGATTTACTTATAGATAGGTTAGAGCTTGAAGATGAATCGCCAGACACATTTATAGAAGAAAGTGAACCTGAAGATAATTTTAAAACAGTAGTTATAGAGACCGAAATTATAGAAAGGGATTCGACCAAATAA
- a CDS encoding MFS transporter, whose protein sequence is MEKRRLSFWQIWNMSFGFLGIQMGFALQNANASRILQIFGADVHELSWFWIIAPLMGLIVQPIIGHYSDKTWGRFGRRKPYFLVGAILASIGLVLMPQADIFIAFLPALWVGAGMLMIMDASFNIAMEPFRALVGDNLRTDQRTLGFSVQTALIGFGAVIGSWLPYALTNWFGVSNETAAGSVPLNLILSFIIGAVILIISILVTVITTKEYSPEELDSFEDEDLHAESTVEEEGKSSLMDIFYDFQKMPTTMRQLSWVQFFSWFGLFGMWVFATPAIAQHIYGLPYTDSSSAAYQDAGDWIGILFGVYNLISALYAFALPYIAKKIGRKRTHAASLVIGGLGLLSIYIMPDKNWLIVSMVGIGIAWASILAMPYAILAGSISPKKMGVYMGIFNFFIVIPQIINALIGGPLVKYAYDNHAIFALMMSGVSFIIAATLVSKVKDVDDIVQS, encoded by the coding sequence ATGGAAAAGCGTCGATTAAGTTTCTGGCAAATTTGGAACATGAGTTTCGGATTTCTAGGAATTCAAATGGGTTTTGCCCTACAAAATGCCAATGCCAGTAGAATTCTTCAAATTTTCGGAGCCGACGTTCATGAACTGTCTTGGTTTTGGATTATAGCGCCCTTAATGGGTTTAATTGTTCAGCCAATTATCGGTCATTATAGCGATAAAACTTGGGGCCGTTTCGGAAGAAGAAAACCATACTTTTTAGTAGGTGCTATCTTAGCATCAATTGGGTTGGTATTAATGCCGCAAGCTGATATATTTATTGCTTTTTTACCCGCACTTTGGGTAGGCGCAGGGATGCTCATGATTATGGATGCGTCTTTTAACATCGCTATGGAGCCTTTTCGTGCTTTGGTAGGTGATAATTTAAGAACAGACCAACGGACTTTAGGATTTAGCGTACAAACAGCTTTAATTGGATTTGGTGCTGTTATAGGCTCATGGCTGCCTTATGCATTAACGAATTGGTTTGGTGTTTCAAACGAAACTGCAGCAGGTTCTGTTCCTCTCAATTTAATTCTGTCTTTCATTATTGGCGCAGTTATTTTAATTATTTCAATCCTTGTAACCGTAATTACTACTAAAGAATATTCTCCTGAAGAATTAGACAGTTTTGAAGACGAAGATTTACATGCAGAATCTACCGTAGAAGAAGAAGGGAAATCCAGTCTGATGGATATTTTTTACGATTTCCAAAAAATGCCAACCACGATGCGGCAACTCAGTTGGGTTCAATTTTTCTCCTGGTTCGGACTATTTGGTATGTGGGTTTTTGCTACGCCTGCCATTGCGCAACATATTTATGGCTTGCCATATACAGATAGCAGTAGTGCAGCCTATCAAGATGCTGGCGATTGGATAGGGATTTTGTTTGGTGTCTATAATTTAATTTCAGCACTTTATGCTTTTGCACTGCCTTATATAGCCAAAAAAATTGGTAGAAAAAGAACACATGCAGCCTCACTGGTCATAGGTGGCTTAGGCTTATTGTCTATTTATATTATGCCAGATAAAAATTGGCTTATCGTTTCCATGGTAGGTATCGGTATTGCGTGGGCCAGTATTTTAGCGATGCCATATGCCATTCTAGCTGGATCCATTTCTCCTAAAAAAATGGGTGTCTATATGGGGATTTTTAATTTCTTCATAGTGATTCCGCAAATTATCAACGCCCTTATCGGTGGACCATTAGTAAAATACGCTTATGATAATCACGCCATTTTCGCTTTGATGATGAGTGGCGTTAGTTTTATTATAGCAGCAACATTAGTTTCAAAAGTAAAAGATGTCGATGACATCGTTCAGTCTTAA
- the pgmB gene encoding beta-phosphoglucomutase, translated as MGKKGFIFDLDGVIVDTAKYHFLAWKALANSIGIDFSHQQNEQLKGVSREQSLIKILAWGNKKLSQDEFLSLMAKKNEAYLEYISNMDDSEILPAVNETLKYLANQRQPIALGSASKNSKQILKKVNLLEKFDAIVDGNNVTKAKPDPEVFLKAAQAINVLPEDCVVFEDSVAGIQAANTAHMISIGIGEASVLNEADFIFKDFTYMPPGFLYKLTTLKKDAINKDDRSNQHSS; from the coding sequence ATGGGTAAAAAAGGATTTATATTCGATTTAGACGGTGTTATCGTCGACACTGCAAAATATCATTTTCTAGCGTGGAAAGCCTTAGCCAATAGTATAGGTATTGATTTTTCACATCAGCAAAATGAACAATTAAAAGGCGTAAGCAGAGAACAATCGCTTATAAAAATTTTAGCTTGGGGTAATAAAAAATTATCCCAAGACGAGTTTTTAAGTCTGATGGCAAAAAAAAACGAGGCCTATTTAGAGTATATATCAAATATGGACGACAGCGAAATATTGCCCGCAGTTAACGAAACACTTAAATATTTGGCTAACCAGAGGCAACCTATCGCTCTAGGTTCAGCAAGTAAAAACTCTAAACAAATTTTGAAAAAGGTCAACCTCTTAGAAAAATTTGACGCCATTGTTGATGGCAACAATGTTACAAAGGCAAAACCAGACCCCGAAGTATTTTTAAAAGCTGCACAGGCCATTAATGTCCTGCCAGAAGATTGTGTGGTGTTTGAAGATTCTGTGGCAGGTATTCAAGCAGCAAATACGGCCCATATGATTTCTATTGGAATTGGAGAGGCATCTGTTTTAAATGAAGCAGACTTTATATTTAAGGATTTCACATACATGCCTCCAGGATTTCTATACAAGTTAACCACCTTAAAAAAAGATGCTATTAATAAGGATGATAGATCGAATCAACATTCGAGCTAA
- a CDS encoding glycoside hydrolase family 65 protein has translation MNLDYIKPDNWSIIEEGFDANHMKSSESLFSIGNGAMGQRANFEEHYSGPTFQGSYMAGVYYPDKTRVGWWKNGYPEYFAKVLNAPNWIGINVEINGEPLDLFACKKIENFKRELNMKEGWLSREFIATLKNGISVAVDTKRFLSLDLDEIGAIQYNIKLLNSDAEILFQPYLDSGITNEDTNWDDKFWNTTKVSHANHQAFIEAKTMKTDFHTCTFMASKLFINGKTVLIEPEIKADSNYASFCYKHQVKKGETYSIQKFGGYVVDTNHDKTKLLSAAKRILSKASKKGFNQLLEDQKRAWAAIWSMSDITISGDVKAQQGIRFNIFQLNQTYLGKDSRLNIGPKGFTGEKYGGSTYWDTEAYCIPFYMATKDQKVARSLLEYRYNHLEKAIENAEKLGFTNGAALYPMVTMNGEECHNEWEITFEEIHRNGAIAFAIYNYHRYTGDYSYIREKGLEVLIAIARFWQQRATLSTAKNKYVILGVTGPNEYENNVNNNWYTNYLAQWCITYASENIAKLKKEHPSDYTRILNKVKLSNAELKEWQNVADNMYFPFSEKHDIYLQQDGFLDKELITVEDLAKSERPINQKWSWDRILRSPYIKQADVLQCFYFFEDHFTTEELEKHFDFYEPFTVHESSLSPCVHSIQAAKLDRMEQAYTFYLRTSRLDLDDYNHEVHEGLHITSMAGTWMSIVEGFGGMRIQNDMLSFTPKIPKQWSAYSFKVNFRNQILKINVSHSETNFELEGNEALQILLNGNSLTIEPNQLVVY, from the coding sequence ATGAATTTAGATTATATAAAACCAGATAACTGGTCCATCATAGAAGAAGGGTTTGATGCTAATCACATGAAATCTTCCGAAAGTTTATTCAGTATCGGTAACGGTGCCATGGGGCAACGGGCCAATTTTGAAGAGCACTATTCAGGGCCAACTTTTCAAGGCAGTTACATGGCGGGTGTTTACTATCCTGACAAAACACGTGTGGGATGGTGGAAAAATGGCTATCCAGAATATTTTGCGAAAGTATTAAATGCGCCAAATTGGATTGGTATCAATGTAGAAATCAATGGAGAACCACTTGATTTATTTGCCTGTAAAAAAATAGAAAATTTTAAAAGAGAACTCAACATGAAAGAAGGTTGGTTGTCAAGAGAATTTATCGCAACATTGAAAAATGGCATTAGCGTTGCCGTCGATACCAAACGTTTTTTAAGTCTAGATTTAGATGAAATAGGTGCCATTCAATACAATATTAAACTGTTGAATAGTGATGCTGAAATTTTGTTTCAACCCTATTTAGATTCAGGGATTACTAATGAAGACACCAATTGGGATGACAAATTTTGGAATACCACAAAAGTGAGCCACGCCAATCATCAAGCGTTTATCGAGGCCAAAACCATGAAAACGGATTTTCATACCTGTACCTTCATGGCGTCAAAGCTTTTTATAAATGGAAAAACGGTATTGATTGAACCTGAAATCAAAGCAGATTCTAACTATGCATCATTTTGCTACAAACATCAGGTTAAGAAAGGTGAAACCTATTCCATTCAGAAATTTGGAGGTTATGTGGTGGATACAAATCATGATAAAACGAAGTTGCTTAGCGCTGCGAAACGTATTTTAAGTAAGGCGTCTAAAAAAGGGTTTAATCAATTATTAGAAGATCAAAAAAGGGCTTGGGCTGCTATTTGGAGCATGTCTGACATAACTATTTCTGGCGATGTAAAAGCGCAACAGGGTATTCGCTTTAATATTTTCCAATTAAACCAAACCTACTTAGGTAAAGATTCCAGATTAAATATCGGGCCTAAAGGGTTTACCGGCGAAAAATATGGCGGAAGTACCTATTGGGATACAGAAGCTTATTGCATTCCTTTCTATATGGCTACCAAAGATCAAAAGGTAGCAAGGAGCTTACTGGAATACAGGTATAATCATCTGGAAAAAGCTATTGAAAACGCTGAAAAATTAGGTTTTACCAATGGTGCTGCGTTATATCCTATGGTCACCATGAATGGTGAAGAATGTCATAATGAATGGGAAATTACCTTTGAGGAAATTCATAGAAATGGTGCCATCGCTTTTGCTATTTATAATTATCACCGTTATACGGGCGATTACAGCTATATACGTGAAAAGGGACTGGAAGTACTCATCGCCATTGCACGTTTTTGGCAGCAACGCGCTACGCTTTCAACAGCTAAAAATAAGTACGTTATTCTAGGGGTGACTGGCCCCAATGAATATGAAAATAATGTGAATAATAATTGGTATACAAACTATCTGGCGCAATGGTGTATAACATATGCTTCAGAAAATATTGCTAAACTGAAGAAGGAACATCCTTCAGATTATACGCGTATTTTGAATAAGGTCAAGCTATCGAACGCTGAACTTAAAGAATGGCAAAATGTAGCGGATAATATGTATTTCCCGTTTTCAGAAAAGCATGATATTTACTTACAACAAGACGGTTTCTTAGATAAAGAATTAATTACGGTTGAAGACTTAGCCAAATCTGAAAGACCTATAAACCAAAAATGGTCTTGGGACAGAATTTTGCGCTCACCGTATATAAAACAAGCTGATGTGTTACAGTGTTTTTATTTTTTTGAAGACCATTTTACTACCGAGGAATTAGAAAAACACTTTGATTTTTACGAACCATTTACGGTACATGAAAGTTCCCTATCGCCATGCGTACACAGTATTCAAGCTGCCAAATTAGACAGAATGGAACAAGCGTACACCTTCTATCTAAGAACATCAAGACTAGATTTAGATGATTACAATCATGAAGTGCATGAAGGATTACATATTACCTCCATGGCAGGCACATGGATGAGTATTGTTGAGGGCTTTGGAGGGATGCGTATTCAAAATGATATGTTATCCTTTACACCCAAAATTCCAAAACAATGGAGCGCTTACTCGTTTAAAGTTAATTTTCGAAATCAGATTTTAAAAATAAACGTCAGTCATTCTGAAACAAATTTTGAGTTAGAAGGAAATGAGGCGTTACAAATTTTATTAAATGGAAACTCTTTAACTATTGAGCCAAATCAATTGGTGGTTTATTAA
- a CDS encoding glycoside hydrolase family 13 protein produces the protein MKQLLKIYLICTIGMLVSCKQEERINVVAIENNEPIVERNDIARVEPPNWWIDFKNTELQVLIKHPNIAKASVEINYDGITIKKVHQADSPNYLFIDLNIAKTTKAGQFNIIFTFDNGNQLEQTYQLNSREKPAEEYIGFDSSDVLYLITPDRFANGDVSNDIALKHSGINESGQKVSMLKEATINRSDDYARHGGDIKGMTQHLDYIDEMGFTAIWPCPLLTNDMPKASYHGYAMTDFYQVDPRFGTLAEYRELADKAREKDIKLVMDMVANHCGSEHWWMKDLPFDDWINYQENYENKGKLITSNHRRTSNQDLYASQIDKNEMADGWFVSAMPDLNQRNPFMANYLIQNSIWWIETIGLAGIRQDTYPYPDKTFMSKWAGSIMNEYPNFSIVGEEWSINPLLIGYWQDGANNKDGYDSNLKSPMDFAMQHHIVNALNETEAWDTGLVNIYEGLANDFHYAKPKDIMIFPDNHDMSRIFTQLKGDIVNTKMALSYLLTLPRIPQIYYGTEILMNDFENPGDHGLIRTDFPGGWQGDTVNAFTGEGLADDQKDMQSFVKKVLNYRKNSKAIHEGETIHFAPENGIYVLFRILNDETVVHILNKNKDTVSVDLSRFQEVGLQDKTLRNIITGETIKWGDSLKFNKAGSIMLTTKL, from the coding sequence ATGAAACAATTACTAAAAATATATCTCATATGTACAATAGGCATGCTTGTTTCGTGTAAACAAGAAGAACGAATTAATGTGGTTGCCATAGAAAATAACGAGCCTATTGTCGAGCGAAATGATATTGCACGGGTAGAGCCCCCAAATTGGTGGATTGATTTTAAAAATACCGAATTACAAGTATTGATAAAGCATCCAAACATTGCAAAGGCTTCTGTTGAAATTAATTATGATGGTATCACTATAAAAAAAGTGCATCAAGCGGATAGTCCAAATTATTTATTTATTGATTTGAATATTGCTAAAACCACAAAAGCAGGACAATTCAATATTATTTTTACGTTTGATAACGGAAACCAATTAGAACAGACTTATCAACTCAATTCTAGAGAAAAACCAGCAGAAGAATATATAGGATTTGATAGTTCGGATGTGTTGTATTTAATAACGCCAGACCGTTTCGCAAATGGAGATGTTTCTAATGACATTGCCTTAAAACATTCTGGGATCAATGAATCTGGTCAAAAGGTGAGCATGCTAAAAGAAGCCACTATTAATAGATCAGATGATTATGCACGCCATGGGGGCGATATAAAAGGCATGACACAACATCTTGACTATATAGATGAAATGGGCTTTACTGCGATTTGGCCATGCCCGCTATTAACTAATGATATGCCCAAAGCATCCTATCACGGGTATGCTATGACCGATTTTTATCAAGTAGACCCACGTTTTGGAACCTTAGCCGAATACAGGGAATTGGCTGATAAAGCTAGAGAAAAGGATATAAAATTGGTTATGGATATGGTCGCCAATCATTGTGGGAGCGAGCATTGGTGGATGAAAGATTTACCATTTGACGATTGGATAAATTATCAAGAAAATTATGAAAACAAGGGAAAACTCATCACTTCTAATCACAGGCGTACTAGCAATCAAGACTTATATGCCTCACAAATAGATAAAAATGAAATGGCCGATGGATGGTTTGTTTCAGCAATGCCAGATTTGAATCAACGTAATCCGTTTATGGCCAATTACCTCATTCAGAATAGTATTTGGTGGATAGAAACTATTGGTTTAGCGGGTATTCGTCAAGATACCTATCCCTATCCTGATAAGACATTTATGAGCAAATGGGCAGGAAGCATTATGAATGAATATCCGAATTTTTCAATAGTTGGTGAAGAATGGAGTATCAATCCGTTATTAATTGGTTATTGGCAAGATGGTGCTAATAATAAAGATGGATATGATTCTAACTTAAAATCCCCCATGGATTTTGCCATGCAGCATCACATAGTAAATGCCTTGAACGAAACGGAGGCATGGGATACTGGTTTAGTGAACATATATGAAGGTCTGGCAAACGATTTTCATTATGCCAAACCAAAGGACATCATGATTTTTCCGGACAACCATGATATGAGTCGCATTTTTACACAACTAAAAGGGGATATTGTAAATACCAAAATGGCCTTAAGTTATTTATTGACCTTACCACGAATACCGCAAATTTATTACGGAACAGAAATCTTAATGAATGATTTTGAAAACCCTGGAGACCATGGCTTAATACGTACAGATTTTCCTGGAGGTTGGCAAGGGGATACGGTTAACGCATTTACCGGGGAAGGCTTGGCAGATGACCAAAAAGATATGCAGTCCTTTGTTAAAAAAGTATTGAATTACAGAAAAAACAGTAAAGCCATACATGAAGGGGAAACCATTCATTTTGCACCAGAAAATGGTATTTATGTATTGTTTAGAATTTTAAATGACGAAACGGTAGTACACATTCTTAATAAAAATAAGGACACTGTGAGTGTTGATCTATCTAGATTTCAGGAAGTCGGTCTGCAGGACAAAACCTTAAGAAACATCATTACTGGAGAAACAATTAAGTGGGGAGATTCCTTAAAATTTAATAAAGCGGGCAGTATAATGTTAACCACCAAATTGTAA